The region TTTGCGTGCCAGCTGGTTGATAGTAAGCAAAAATTAAGGAGACTCCCTGCTGATACGTCGTCAATAAGAGCTCTTCCTTCTCCTCACGTAAGGCGACGATCTCCAATTTGATCGGAGTAGCATGTTCAGGCACAATCACTTCACGTGTACCCAAAATCATACCATTAGGGTTACTGCTAGGCTGAAGATAGAAACGCACCACCTCACCGCTCTCAAGCTCACTACCAGCAGGAGGTTCTTGTCGGACAATCACAGGATGGCCATCCGTTGGTTCTCCTTCAATAATAAAATGAAACGGTAAATTGTTCTGTCCAGCTTGAATAAGGACGCGTTCTACAGCCAGCCCCTCATACGCAGTAAGCATGGGGTTGTTTGCAACCATCCCTCGGCTTACCAAAAAGGATACCGCCACCGGCCCGCTCAATGGTTCCCCAGCCTTGGGATCTTGCCCAATAATCGTACCCAAAGGCTCTTGACTGCTCAAATAAATTAACGGTTCTTTAATCGTAATTAACCCATTGTAACGAGAGACAATCGCCGTACGGACATCCTCCATGCGCATGCCAATGAAATCTTCTAAAGTGGTAATCGCTAAACCAGCACTCACCGTCAACTCTACCGGCTCCCCATTCACACGACGATAGGATCCCGCCAAAGGACGTTGCTCTAAAACCAATCCGGCTGCAAATTGTTCATCTTCTACAAAGCGCGTCGTAATATTGGCTTTAAGATCGCTGTTTTGTAAAAGCAACATCGCCTCGCTCAAGGAGATACCCACCACCCGTGGAACAATCGTCTCATCCTTAGGTTTAGAGGTAGATAAAATTGTAACTCCAGATAAAACCAACATCGCTAACACAGAAATCAATGCACTCATCACCACCAAACGCGCGCTCTTATTTATCTCTTCTCTCTGCTCTGCCACCGGCTACACCTCACTTATCTTGTAAAACTTTACTGCAAAATCTGCCCTATTATAGCACGATTACCATGAAAAAAACTAGCACTATCCATCTCACGCTTACCCTGAAGCTTTAAAAGCGTAACCCAAAGCATGCCATCAGATAAAGCGATGCCTAATCCCTTATTCTTCTCAAAGGCAACCACCTCTCCTACCGTTCCAGGTGAAATGTCTTGCGTAAATGTTGCCTGATAAAGAAATAATTTCTTATCCTGCCAAAGACAAAACGCACCAGGATAGTAGGTATACGCACGAATTTTATGCACAATAGCCAATCCTGATTCAGAGGAAAAATCAATTTTACCCACACTGGGCTGTAACATCGCACAGTAGGTAGCTTGCGCCTCCTCTTGCACACGCGCCTTGATGCTCCCGTCTACGAGAGCAGGAAATATGTCGGATAGAAGCTCCGCAGCCTCTCTAGCCACGTACGCCTGCACCGCATCGGCATGGGGAAAATCACTCAAGGAAACGTGCTTTACCCCAAGAATATCCCCCGCATCCATCCGCAATCCTAAACGCTGAATCGTAATACCACTCTCGCTATCACCAGCCAAAAGCGCCGCCTGAATTGGCGTAGGCCCTCGATACTTGGGCAAAAGGCTTGGATGAATATTAATACCACCTTGCGCAAAGAGCGCCAAAAAGGTCGCTTTAAAAATCTTCCCATACGCAAAACAGACCAACAAATCACACCGCAACGCCTCGATCTGCTCCTCAAATGCACCATCTAAACGCTGGGGAGTATAGACAGGAATATTCTTCTGCAAGGCATAACGCTTGATAGGGGTAGGTTGCGGTTCTTTCGAACGCCCAACCGGTGCATCGGGGTTCGTTAAGACGCCAACCACCTCTGCTCCCTTCAGTGTAAGAAGACGCTCCAGCGTAGGTAAGGCAATTTCTGGAGTACCAGCAAATAAGATACGCATTAGCGTCCTCGCCGATGAGCAGACTTCTGCTTGCGAAGATAACGCTCCAGCAGTTGGTTTTTCAACACAGAGTCTGCAACTTTATCCACATGAAGCACACCATTAAGATGATCATACTCATGCTGAATACACATCGCCATTAAGCCCGTGGCTTTCAACTGAAAACGCTTGCGATCTCTGCCCTCCGCCTGCACCGTAATCTCTCGATAACGTGGCACCTCAGCATAGAGACCAGGCAAACTCAAGCAACCCTCCTCAGAAGTTACCATCTGGGGAGATGTTTCTACAATTTCTGGATTAATAAAGACATAGGGCGTACCCTTGTCGATCTCAATAATAAAAAAACGCTGTGAAATTCCCACCTGCGGGGCAGCTAAACCAATGCCATTATGCTGATGCATCAAGGCAAACATTGCATTTAATGCATCCAAAGATACCTCTTCATCATCACCAACCGCCACACAAGGACGATGCAACGTCTCTAGCTCTGATGGATTTTCATAACGATAAATATGCATGCGCTCTCCTGTACAATCGTTGATTTAAAGGGTTACCTAGGATCTTTGGCATCATCCACAATGATCACCTTCGTTGCCTCGTCTTCCTCATGGATTTTTTGTAGATCATTACGAATCGCCCAAACCGAGAGCATTCGACTCAACTGTGCGGTAAAAATAAGCAACAAGACAAAAAGAATCAACCCCGTTACAAGCATCATGGTGATAATAGGAAAGGTATCCATCCCTATGCGATCGCCAACCATGCCACTAATAGATGATCCGACCATTACCATGCCTAAGCGTAACAATCCGGCAGCTTCATTCGCCATCTCCTCCGTATAATCTTTTACCTTAAAGAATAAGACTAATCTCACGGTAAATAAGGTAACCCCAGAAACCAGAAAGATAGTACTTGTGATTAACATAATATTCATTAATTGATGCTCTCCTCTTCGTGTCGCATATTATATTGATCCATCATTTTTTTGGGACTGACGGTAGCGCCCTGGACTAATACCCTCAGCTCGTTTGAAAATTTTAGTAAAATAACTTTGATCCGAAAACCCACAAATATTCGCAATTTCAAAGAGAGTAAGGTTAGTAAATTTAAGCTTACGTTTGCTTTCGTTAATACGAATACGATTGAGATACTCGGTAAAACTTAAGCCCATCTCGGTTTTAAAGAGACGGCTGAAGTATGAAGGGCTAAGTTTTGCAATCTTAGAGACCTCTTCTAAAGTGATGTTCTTGGAAAAATTTTGATGCATATAACGTACCGCGTGTACAAGTAAATGGCCATACTTAAGCTGACTCACGCGCGTTGGAATCGAGCTCACCATCTCAATCACAGAAAGAAGCCATTCACGAAGATCTTCTGTTGTCATAATCATTTGAAGATCTCTTAAAAATTGCACGTTAAGCGAAAAATCACCACTACCTTGCACGTTGGTAGCATTCGTTAAAAAGATAGCAAGATCTAAAATTTGCTCTTTAAGGCGAAAGAAATCGCTCTCCATCGCCTCATCGATTTTTTGGAAAATGGTAACAGCAAGATCCTTTGCCTCATGCGTACTGCCACTCTCTACCAAAACCAACAACTCTTCATACATCTTAAATTCAGCATTAAAAACCAAATCACGATCCTGCGTACGCCCTGCCCCACGAAACATCATGTGCGAGTGCTTTTGCGAAAGTGCACTACAGCTCAGGTGTAAAATCTCCGCAAGCGCCACCACCCGCGTTTCGGAGGTACTCTCTACCTGCTCTAGTAGTTGAACCCCCAACGTGTCAACCAGCCGACCTTGATGGTACTTAGGCGCGCGTTTAATAAACTCTTCACGATTCATGAGCATCGTGCTTCCAGCCACTACACTGGCTAAAAATCGCCCGTTAATGATGATAGGACTCGACCAAAAGGTAAAGCCCGATCGGCACTGGTAGACATAATGCCCACTCAATTGACGCGAACGAACCGCCCCAAAAACATGTGTGGTGGCACAATGCTCCTTAGGTTGATACTCCGCACTACTCTTTTGCTGCACCCCAAGGCGCATATGCTGACAAAATTGACATCCCCACGAAGGGTGATCAACACGATAAATTTCATGGACCTCATTGTCAAATACCCGCACCGATACCCCCGTGGCCGGATGATATTGTCTTGCCAAGGAGATAATAGGATCATAAACCCTAGACTCCTGCTTATCTGGTGCTACTGCTTCTCTAATTCTTTCAATATTACTAGCCATTCTCGATTCCTATATGCTATTCGCGATCTTCACTGTCCCGTAACTTATCTAAAAACAAATAATATCCAATCGGTGGTTTATCGATGAAGTGCGCCGAACAGACCACCAAACCGTCGCCTTTCTCCTCTATCGCGTGGATCTCTACTGCCACTCTAATGGAGAGATGATGTTCTAAAATAACCATCACTAAGGTAGCTGTCGCCTCACGGCTAACGCTATCTTCTTTTAGCAAAAAGGTTAATCCCTGCTTATGAAAACTGACAGGGAAAAAGCGCATCCCTAAATCATCTTGATTAAGATAGAGCGCGCAGTGAGGTAAGCTGAAAAGGTCCGAACGTAAATGCGCATCCCTAAGGACAAGCGTTGGATCCTGATCCGCTTGGGGCTCATGCATCACCCGAATAATAGGAGTAAGCACACGTTGGATGAGCGATAACGATGTATCATCGAGGGTAAAAAGCACCTCGACAAGGAGGTGAGTCTCTCCATCTTTTTCGATATGACGTTCATCCACGCTTACTAGCATACCACCGATGGTTACACTCTCTTGATCGGCGGCGAACTCTTTATTGTGTGCGTAGATATGCAGACGAACCTCACGCTCGCTGGTGCTAGAGACCGTTTTTTGGAAAAAATTTCCTGCCTCGATAATCACGCGCATCTGGTCGTGCTGGATACTATAAAGTTGCACAGGAAAGTCATAGACATGATAGCGCAGGATAACGTCACCCTCAATACCCAAAGCTTGGATAACTTCTTGGGTAAAGTAGACCTTTGTTTGACTCGCTAATTGCTGATGTTCTGTTTCGATAAAATCCATTCCCATCCAGTCCTAAAGAGATAATTAGTTCGATAATAAACATAAATGTAAAAAAGATCAATAACCCTGCGCCTCAATCATAGCAAATTTTTAGCTTGTTGTCCATACTTCTTGTAAATTTCTTCTCACTTATTATAAAGGAAAGAGAAAATTAGCGAAAGTAGAGGATGTCGGCGTGTGCATGCGCGTAGCCTTGGGCGTGGAGGGCTTGTAAATTTTCTTCTACTTGGGAGCGCTTGATGGGGAAGATGTCGAAATCTAGCTGATACTCGCGGACGTAGCGGTAGTTGAGGAGGATGAAGCCGTCGTAGTCTTGCTCATGGCTAAAAGATTGTGCAACCTCCAGCGCAACCGAGTAAGGAGAGCGCCGTTGTTGGTCATTAAGTGCGCTATCCCAGACGACCAAGCTGTAAATTCCGTCATTTACATGATGACTTGCCAAGGTGATGGGATTGCTCCAACGTCGACGTAAAGAGGCATTCTCCCCCGCCCTAATCTCCAAAGAGGCAACCTCCCACTGCGGATAGGCGCTCTCCAAATAGTGCAACACCTCAAGATCCATCTCATTAAAGAAGTAGTACAAGCCCCAAAATCCCTTACGCTCCGCTCTCCCCTCCAATGGGCGCGTCGCGAAGTCTTGGGCAATCACCTCGGTTGCAATCGACCAGCCAGCCAAAAAATCCTCGCTAAAAGCCACCTCTTCTCGACTCTCCAACAAGATCACATCACGATAGCCCAATTGCTTAGCCACCCGCGTTGCCAGCTCTTCATTCTTCTTCTTGTCATTGAGCCACAGCGGAGCATCACTAACCACGGCATAGATTTGGGGATAGGGCTGATGGATCGGATCGCTCTCCATATACGCATACCGCACCAGCGCGTGAGGTAACCACCCCAAGACCAGCGCCGTCAGCAACAGGATGAGACCACCCCCACCTACCAGCCACCTACGTCTGCGCTGTACACCGCGCTTAGCCCGATTATCCATAAAACGTCTTGCCCTACGATCTCTAGCCATACGCCCTCCCTTTCTAATTTTAGCAAATTTAGAACTTTTTCGCAATCAGTTTTTACAAAAAATAAAATCTCTTTACCCACTTGATCTTTTTTTGGCTTTCTGCTATGATACATAACTGATAGTAGTTATGTATCTTGATACATGGGTTACTCTCGGAGAGATGCGAGAGTGGTTGAATCGGGCAGACTCGAAATCTGTTGAGTTCGTGAGGATTCCGAGGGTTCGAATCCCTCTCTCTCCGATTTTACATACCATCAAACCCACTCTGCTTACAATTTTGGAGAGATGTCCGAGTGGTCGATGGTGCAACCTTGGAAAGGTTGTGTACCGAAAGGTACCGGGGGTTCGAATCCCCCTCTCTCCGATAGAGAAAATAATCCCTTGGTGCTAGGCTCCGTGCGGTTATTTATTATCAAACCCCGCCAGGTTCGGAAGAAAGCAACGGTAGATAGTGAATGATGCGATGCGGGTGGCTTATCATCAGGGGTTTTTTATCCCCTAAAAAATATACGACTATCACTATACGAAATGCTTGACTTTCGCCTCTTTTTGATTCTCTATATAGCCTATATCATATGGATACATATTCCATAAAAAAGGGAGGCTAAGCCTCCCCAACATGCTCTACAAAAAAAGCAATAACTAACGCAAGTATTTAAATCTTGTAAATTTACGATCAATACCACTAGTAAGATAGACAACATGCCGAAGTGAATTTCCCTGCGGATCTCTATCATTAACGACTGCCATAAGCACATAAGTATATGTGATGTTGTTAGGATAATTAGCTAACACATAGCTTCCAAATCCAGAGTGTTCAAACCCTACAATGCTTAGCCATACACGAGGGAAAGAAAGAAGATTAGGATAACTCTTTTTTCGAAGATTCCACTCATATGATCCTATCGTTAATAGATCCGTTTTTGCATTGTAAATCATCGGAGTATTAGGGGCGTATGTGAGGGCTGGAATATATAAAAACCGGTATTGGGGAAAGTCTTTTAGTTTTGCATCAAATTCAGTACGTGTATAAGTACCTGCTGGTAAGATACTCTCTTGCCAGGCTTCATGACTTAATGAAAGGTAGCCATGAAGCGACATGTCTATGTTAGGTGTATTAACCGTGACACCTTCATCTAGTCTAAATTCTTCCACTAAATTATCGCCATCACGCACGGTAATCCTTATAGAAAATCTATAATATAATGACTCATTAGCTTTACCACTATAAAGACTATTATATAGGCTAAAATTACTCTCAAAACCAGAAGTACTTGTCACTTCTCGTCCTTTTATCGTCGATGACCAACCATTCTTTTCTATTCTATAGAAGGAATTGTCATTAGGTACAGGAACTCCTTCTATCGCGACAATATCAGCAATTTTACGAAATTCTGGATCGGTGGGAATATTATCGTTATCAAACGGCTCCCCTTTCCAATACCACTGCAGTGGTGCGTAGTCATCTCGAATAACCTCAATCGTTTCCACAAGTGTCAGATAGGTGAAGGGATCTACAGACGTATCATCGTCTATATTCAAATCAGGTTCGTGGGGCTTACAGGCGAGTAAACCTACGCCCAAAAGTAGTATCAATAGGATAATTTTTTTTTGCATTGAGTAAAACTCCTTATAACAGTATCCACCATCATGCGCTGTATTACTAAAACATAATGATTTCCTTAAAGTTTACCATATGTACAAAAAAATATCAATAGTAAGCCAAGAATTTATTCTATAGTTACAACTGTCGCTGAATTTGCTCAAGCAGGTACTCTTTAAGATCGGCTAGGGGATGCTCTTGGCTCTTCACCGTACAGCCTGAGGCGCGCGCGTGTCCGCCTCCGCCCAACGACTGGGCAATAGTACCTACATCCACATAATCTTTACTACGTAAACCTACCGTCGTCTGCTCCTCATCCATTCGTAAGACAATCACCACCTCCGTTGCCTCGGCAGAGAGCAAGAGGCGATAGAGCGTATCGCTATCACGGCTC is a window of Entomospira culicis DNA encoding:
- the fmt gene encoding methionyl-tRNA formyltransferase translates to MRILFAGTPEIALPTLERLLTLKGAEVVGVLTNPDAPVGRSKEPQPTPIKRYALQKNIPVYTPQRLDGAFEEQIEALRCDLLVCFAYGKIFKATFLALFAQGGINIHPSLLPKYRGPTPIQAALLAGDSESGITIQRLGLRMDAGDILGVKHVSLSDFPHADAVQAYVAREAAELLSDIFPALVDGSIKARVQEEAQATYCAMLQPSVGKIDFSSESGLAIVHKIRAYTYYPGAFCLWQDKKLFLYQATFTQDISPGTVGEVVAFEKNKGLGIALSDGMLWVTLLKLQGKREMDSASFFHGNRAIIGQILQ
- the def gene encoding peptide deformylase, yielding MHIYRYENPSELETLHRPCVAVGDDEEVSLDALNAMFALMHQHNGIGLAAPQVGISQRFFIIEIDKGTPYVFINPEIVETSPQMVTSEEGCLSLPGLYAEVPRYREITVQAEGRDRKRFQLKATGLMAMCIQHEYDHLNGVLHVDKVADSVLKNQLLERYLRKQKSAHRRGR
- a CDS encoding PilZN3 domain-containing protein — translated: MDFIETEHQQLASQTKVYFTQEVIQALGIEGDVILRYHVYDFPVQLYSIQHDQMRVIIEAGNFFQKTVSSTSEREVRLHIYAHNKEFAADQESVTIGGMLVSVDERHIEKDGETHLLVEVLFTLDDTSLSLIQRVLTPIIRVMHEPQADQDPTLVLRDAHLRSDLFSLPHCALYLNQDDLGMRFFPVSFHKQGLTFLLKEDSVSREATATLVMVILEHHLSIRVAVEIHAIEEKGDGLVVCSAHFIDKPPIGYYLFLDKLRDSEDRE
- a CDS encoding AraC family transcriptional regulator produces the protein MASNIERIREAVAPDKQESRVYDPIISLARQYHPATGVSVRVFDNEVHEIYRVDHPSWGCQFCQHMRLGVQQKSSAEYQPKEHCATTHVFGAVRSRQLSGHYVYQCRSGFTFWSSPIIINGRFLASVVAGSTMLMNREEFIKRAPKYHQGRLVDTLGVQLLEQVESTSETRVVALAEILHLSCSALSQKHSHMMFRGAGRTQDRDLVFNAEFKMYEELLVLVESGSTHEAKDLAVTIFQKIDEAMESDFFRLKEQILDLAIFLTNATNVQGSGDFSLNVQFLRDLQMIMTTEDLREWLLSVIEMVSSIPTRVSQLKYGHLLVHAVRYMHQNFSKNITLEEVSKIAKLSPSYFSRLFKTEMGLSFTEYLNRIRINESKRKLKFTNLTLFEIANICGFSDQSYFTKIFKRAEGISPGRYRQSQKNDGSI
- a CDS encoding PASTA domain-containing protein, with the translated sequence MAEQREEINKSARLVVMSALISVLAMLVLSGVTILSTSKPKDETIVPRVVGISLSEAMLLLQNSDLKANITTRFVEDEQFAAGLVLEQRPLAGSYRRVNGEPVELTVSAGLAITTLEDFIGMRMEDVRTAIVSRYNGLITIKEPLIYLSSQEPLGTIIGQDPKAGEPLSGPVAVSFLVSRGMVANNPMLTAYEGLAVERVLIQAGQNNLPFHFIIEGEPTDGHPVIVRQEPPAGSELESGEVVRFYLQPSSNPNGMILGTREVIVPEHATPIKLEIVALREEKEELLLTTYQQGVSLIFAYYQPAGTQIIVRVNGQEQGRIEIN